One genomic region from Amycolatopsis sp. FBCC-B4732 encodes:
- the ligA gene encoding NAD-dependent DNA ligase LigA — translation MSSTELPQDQIAAVDAPVAAEDVTDVPADVRERHSALAEELRNHQFRYYVLDSPIISDGQFDELLGELQQLEEAHPALVTPESPSQRVGGTFSTEFTAYDHLERMLSLDNVFDRDEFLAWVERVEKEVGRTEFLAELKIDGLAINLLYENGHLTRALTRGDGRTGEDVTLNVRTLDQVPETLTGSDQFPVPALVEVRGEVYFRVEDFLELNAKMVEAGKPPYANPRNTAAGSLRQKDPKITRERRLRLICHGLGKREGFEPQRQSEAYDALAAWGLPVSPHSKVLSTAEELTEHIVYWGEHRHDAEHEIDGVVIKVDQVTLQRRLGTTSRAPRWAIAYKYPPEEAITTLLDIQVGVGRTGRVTPFAVTEPVKVAGSTVARATLHNAEEVKRKGVLIGDRIVIRKAGDVIPEVLGPVVDARTGDEREFVMPTHCPECGTELAYQKEGDKDIRCPNTRFCPAQLRERLFHLAGRGAFDIEVLGYEAAVALLDARVVADEGDVFDLNEESLAEVELFRTKAGDLSANARKLIANLDAAKDRPLWKVLVALSIRHVGPTAAQALAREFGSIERIEHATEEELADVDGVGPTIARATREWFEVGWHCEIVEKWRRAGVRMEEERDESIPRNLEGLSIVVTGSLDGFSRDEAKEVIMARGGKAAGSVSKKTAFVVVGDAPGSKYDKAVQLKVPVLDEAGFRVLLERGPEAAQEMALPAGDETEETDESGETDG, via the coding sequence GTGAGCAGCACCGAACTCCCCCAGGACCAGATCGCGGCGGTCGACGCTCCGGTCGCCGCCGAGGACGTCACCGACGTCCCGGCCGACGTGCGTGAGCGGCACAGCGCCCTTGCCGAGGAACTGCGGAACCACCAGTTCCGCTACTACGTCCTGGACTCGCCGATCATCTCCGACGGGCAGTTCGACGAGCTCCTGGGCGAGCTCCAGCAGCTCGAGGAAGCGCACCCGGCGCTGGTCACGCCCGAGTCGCCGAGCCAGCGGGTCGGAGGCACTTTCTCGACCGAATTCACCGCGTACGACCACCTCGAACGCATGCTCAGCCTGGACAACGTGTTCGACCGGGACGAGTTCCTCGCCTGGGTGGAGCGCGTCGAGAAGGAGGTCGGGCGCACCGAGTTCCTCGCCGAGCTGAAGATCGACGGCTTGGCGATCAACCTCTTGTACGAAAACGGCCACCTCACCCGCGCGCTCACCCGGGGTGACGGCCGGACCGGCGAGGACGTCACGCTCAACGTCCGCACGCTCGACCAGGTACCGGAGACGCTGACCGGCTCCGACCAGTTCCCGGTGCCCGCGCTCGTCGAGGTGCGCGGCGAGGTCTACTTCCGCGTCGAGGACTTCCTCGAGCTGAACGCGAAGATGGTCGAAGCGGGGAAGCCGCCGTACGCGAATCCGCGCAACACCGCGGCCGGCTCGCTGCGGCAGAAGGACCCCAAGATCACCCGGGAGCGGCGGCTGCGGCTGATCTGCCACGGGCTCGGCAAGCGCGAGGGCTTCGAGCCGCAGCGCCAGTCGGAGGCGTACGACGCGCTGGCGGCGTGGGGGCTGCCGGTGTCTCCGCACAGCAAGGTCCTGTCGACGGCCGAGGAGCTCACCGAGCACATCGTCTACTGGGGCGAGCACCGGCACGACGCCGAGCACGAGATCGACGGCGTCGTCATCAAAGTCGACCAGGTGACGTTGCAGCGGCGGCTGGGCACGACGTCGCGCGCGCCGCGCTGGGCGATCGCCTACAAGTACCCGCCGGAAGAGGCCATCACCACGCTGCTGGACATCCAGGTCGGCGTCGGGCGCACCGGGCGGGTGACGCCGTTCGCGGTCACCGAGCCGGTCAAGGTCGCCGGGTCGACCGTGGCCCGGGCCACGCTTCACAACGCCGAAGAGGTCAAGCGCAAGGGCGTGCTGATCGGCGACCGGATCGTCATCCGGAAGGCCGGCGACGTCATCCCCGAGGTCCTCGGGCCGGTGGTGGACGCGCGCACGGGCGACGAGCGCGAGTTCGTCATGCCCACCCACTGCCCCGAATGCGGTACCGAGCTCGCCTATCAGAAGGAAGGCGACAAGGACATCCGCTGCCCGAACACGCGGTTCTGTCCCGCGCAGCTGCGGGAGCGGCTCTTCCACCTGGCCGGGCGCGGCGCGTTCGACATCGAGGTCCTCGGGTACGAGGCGGCGGTCGCGCTGCTCGACGCGCGCGTGGTCGCCGACGAAGGCGATGTCTTCGATTTGAACGAAGAGAGCCTCGCCGAGGTGGAGCTGTTCCGCACGAAGGCCGGCGATTTGTCGGCAAACGCGCGAAAGCTGATCGCCAACCTCGACGCGGCGAAGGACCGGCCGCTGTGGAAGGTGCTCGTCGCGTTGTCGATCCGGCACGTCGGGCCGACCGCGGCGCAGGCGCTGGCCCGCGAGTTCGGCTCGATCGAGCGGATCGAGCATGCCACCGAAGAAGAGCTCGCCGACGTCGACGGCGTGGGCCCGACCATCGCCCGCGCGACGCGGGAGTGGTTCGAGGTGGGCTGGCACTGCGAGATCGTCGAAAAATGGCGACGCGCCGGCGTGCGGATGGAAGAGGAGCGCGACGAGTCGATCCCGCGCAACCTCGAAGGGCTGTCGATCGTGGTGACGGGCTCGCTCGACGGCTTCTCCCGCGACGAAGCCAAAGAGGTCATCATGGCGCGTGGTGGCAAGGCCGCCGGGTCGGTTTCGAAGAAGACCGCGTTCGTCGTCGTCGGCGATGCGCCTGGTTCGAAATACGACAAGGCCGTGCAGCTCAAGGTGCCGGTGCTCGACGAAGCCGGCTTCCGCGTCCTTCTGGAGCGGGGGCCCGAAGCGGCGCAGGAGATGGCGCTGCCGGCCGGCGACGAGACCGAGGAGACCGACGAGTCCGGGGAGACGGATGGGTGA
- a CDS encoding Gfo/Idh/MocA family protein, giving the protein MTHGKRLRVAVVGAGGIADSHRSAFQAHRDDVEIVAAADVDEARAVAFCAAAGDAKPYGDLDTLLAEQEPDLVSICTPPGLHVEQTVKALAGGAWVWCEKPPCRSLAEYDEMAAAERDGGPYVSFVYQQRSGSGAAHFRNLLDAGDLGRPLVAHCQTTWYRDGAYYAVPWRGRWESEGGGPAMGHGIHQMDLLLHLLGDWAEVRAMTARLVHDVETEDVSTALARFESGALATVVNSVLSPDEVSRIRVDCENATVELTHLYGHSGKDWRYTPAPHVAEKATKRWTPSEDVASSHAAAFAPVLAAYRAGRRPPCSGTDGRRVLEFVAALYKSAATGAGVRRGEIVAGDAFHRSMAGARA; this is encoded by the coding sequence TTGACTCACGGAAAGCGCTTACGGGTCGCCGTTGTCGGCGCCGGGGGAATCGCGGACAGCCATCGGAGCGCCTTCCAGGCGCACCGCGACGACGTCGAGATCGTGGCAGCCGCCGATGTCGATGAAGCCCGGGCCGTCGCGTTCTGTGCCGCGGCCGGCGACGCCAAGCCCTACGGCGATCTCGACACCCTGCTCGCCGAGCAGGAGCCCGATCTCGTCTCGATCTGCACGCCGCCCGGGCTGCACGTCGAGCAGACCGTGAAAGCCCTTGCCGGCGGCGCCTGGGTCTGGTGTGAGAAGCCGCCGTGCCGGTCGCTCGCCGAGTACGACGAGATGGCCGCCGCCGAACGGGACGGCGGGCCTTACGTTTCGTTCGTTTACCAGCAACGGTCCGGATCGGGTGCCGCGCACTTCCGGAACCTGCTCGACGCGGGGGACCTCGGACGGCCGCTCGTCGCGCACTGCCAGACCACCTGGTACCGCGACGGCGCCTACTACGCGGTGCCGTGGCGCGGGCGCTGGGAATCCGAGGGCGGCGGGCCCGCCATGGGCCACGGCATCCACCAGATGGACCTCCTGCTCCACCTGCTCGGCGACTGGGCCGAGGTGCGCGCGATGACCGCACGGCTGGTGCACGACGTTGAGACCGAGGATGTCTCCACCGCACTCGCCCGGTTCGAGTCGGGGGCGCTCGCGACCGTCGTCAACAGCGTCCTTTCACCGGACGAGGTGAGCCGGATCAGGGTCGACTGCGAAAACGCCACCGTCGAGCTCACCCACCTCTACGGCCACAGCGGCAAAGACTGGCGCTACACGCCGGCCCCGCACGTTGCCGAAAAAGCGACGAAGCGCTGGACGCCGTCCGAGGACGTGGCCAGCTCGCACGCCGCCGCGTTCGCGCCCGTGCTCGCCGCCTACCGGGCCGGGCGGCGGCCGCCGTGCAGCGGGACTGACGGGCGGCGGGTGCTGGAGTTCGTCGCGGCTTTGTACAAGTCCGCGGCCACCGGGGCCGGGGTGCGGCGCGGGGAGATCGTCGCCGGTGATGCCTTCCACCGGTCCATGGCGGGAGCAAGGGCGTGA
- the gatA gene encoding Asp-tRNA(Asn)/Glu-tRNA(Gln) amidotransferase subunit GatA, translating into MTELIKLTAAELAEKIHTREVSAVEVTQAHLDRIAEVDDHVHAFLHVDTDGALAAAKAVDEGIAGGNAPASALAGVPLALKDVLTTEGLPTTCGSKTLEGWIPPYDATVTRKLREAGVVILGKTNMDEFAMGSSTENSAYGPTHNPWDHARIPGGSGGGSSASIAAFEAAIAIGTDTGGSIRQPGSVTGTVGVKPTYGGVSRYGLVAFSSSLDQAGPCARTVLDAALLHEVIAGHDPLDATSIDAPVPPVVAAARQGMTGDLKGVKVGVVKEFGGEGYQPGVERSFQAAVEQLRALGAEVVEVSCPHFVYALPAYYLIAPSECSSNLARFDAMRYGLRVADDGTHSAEEVMSLTREKGFGAEVKRRIMLGTYALSSGYYDAYYGSAQKVRTLITRDFAAAFEKVDVLVSPTTPTTAFKIGERVDDPMAMYLADLCTIPSNLAGNAAMSVPSGLSDEDGLPVGLQIMAPALADDRLYRVGAAYEAARDAAAGGALIHKVPELGGTK; encoded by the coding sequence GTGACCGAGCTCATCAAGCTGACCGCCGCGGAGCTGGCGGAGAAGATCCACACGCGCGAGGTGTCCGCGGTCGAGGTCACGCAGGCCCACCTGGACCGGATCGCCGAGGTCGACGACCACGTCCACGCGTTCCTGCACGTCGACACCGACGGTGCGCTGGCCGCGGCCAAGGCCGTCGACGAGGGCATCGCCGGGGGCAACGCGCCCGCGTCGGCGCTGGCCGGCGTGCCGCTCGCGCTGAAGGACGTCCTCACCACCGAGGGCCTCCCGACCACCTGTGGTTCGAAAACGCTCGAAGGCTGGATCCCGCCGTACGACGCGACCGTGACGCGCAAGCTGCGCGAGGCCGGCGTCGTCATCCTCGGCAAGACCAACATGGACGAGTTCGCCATGGGGTCGTCGACGGAGAACTCGGCTTACGGCCCGACGCACAACCCGTGGGACCACGCCCGCATCCCGGGCGGGTCGGGCGGTGGCTCGTCGGCGTCGATCGCGGCCTTCGAAGCGGCCATCGCGATCGGCACCGACACGGGTGGCTCGATCCGGCAGCCGGGGTCCGTGACCGGCACCGTCGGGGTCAAGCCGACCTACGGCGGCGTGTCGCGCTACGGCCTGGTCGCTTTTTCGTCATCGCTCGACCAGGCCGGGCCCTGCGCGCGGACGGTGCTCGACGCCGCCCTGCTGCACGAGGTCATCGCCGGGCACGACCCGCTGGACGCGACCTCCATCGACGCGCCGGTGCCGCCGGTCGTCGCCGCGGCCCGGCAGGGCATGACCGGTGACCTCAAGGGCGTCAAGGTCGGCGTCGTGAAGGAGTTCGGTGGCGAGGGCTACCAGCCAGGCGTCGAGCGGTCGTTCCAGGCTGCGGTCGAACAGTTGCGGGCGCTGGGAGCCGAGGTCGTCGAGGTCTCTTGTCCGCATTTCGTCTACGCGCTGCCCGCTTACTACCTGATCGCGCCGAGCGAGTGCTCGTCGAACCTCGCGCGGTTCGACGCCATGCGCTACGGCCTGCGCGTCGCCGACGACGGCACGCACAGCGCCGAAGAGGTCATGTCGCTCACCCGCGAGAAGGGCTTCGGCGCCGAGGTCAAGCGGCGGATCATGCTGGGCACTTACGCGTTGTCGTCCGGCTACTACGACGCCTACTACGGTTCGGCCCAGAAGGTGCGCACGCTGATCACGCGTGACTTCGCGGCCGCCTTCGAAAAGGTCGATGTCCTCGTTTCGCCCACGACGCCGACCACGGCGTTCAAGATCGGCGAGCGCGTGGACGACCCGATGGCGATGTACCTCGCCGACCTGTGCACGATCCCGTCGAACCTCGCCGGCAACGCCGCGATGAGTGTGCCGAGCGGGCTGTCCGACGAGGACGGCCTGCCGGTCGGCCTGCAGATCATGGCCCCGGCGCTCGCCGATGACCGGCTCTACCGGGTCGGCGCCGCCTACGAGGCCGCTCGCGACGCCGCCGCCGGCGGGGCGCTCATCCACAAGGTCCCGGAGCTGGGAGGAACCAAGTGA
- the gatB gene encoding Asp-tRNA(Asn)/Glu-tRNA(Gln) amidotransferase subunit GatB encodes MTAVAELMDYADVIERFNPVLGLEVHVELNTNTKMFCGCANEFGGEPNTKVCPTCLGLPGALPVVNGKAVEGAIRIGLALNCEIAEWCRFARKNYFYPDMPKNFQTSQYDEPIAFNGYLDVTLDDGEVVRVEIERAHMEEDTGKSLHVGGATGRIHGAEHSLLDYNRAGVPLIEIVTKPIEGTGERAPEVARAYVSALRDLLRALDVSDVRMDQGSLRCDANVSLMAKDATEFGTRTETKNVNSLRSVERAVRYEMTRQAAILAEGGSIKQETRHFQEADGTTSAGRTKETAEDYRYFPEPDLVPIAPSREWVEELRGTLPEMPSERRKRIQQEWSLSDEALRDLLNVGAVDLVAATVEAGTSPDEARGWWVNTLAQEANSREVELADLPITPKQLAEVIGLVSSGELTNKLAKEVVQGVLAGEGEPREVVEKRGLKVVSDDSALLAAIDEALAAQPDVAEKIRGGKVAAAGAIVGAVMKATKGQADAKRVRELIIERVGS; translated from the coding sequence GTGACTGCCGTGGCCGAGCTGATGGACTACGCCGACGTCATCGAACGCTTCAACCCCGTGCTCGGGCTCGAAGTGCACGTCGAGCTCAACACGAACACGAAGATGTTCTGCGGCTGCGCCAACGAGTTCGGCGGCGAGCCGAACACGAAGGTGTGCCCGACCTGCCTGGGCCTGCCCGGCGCGCTGCCGGTCGTCAACGGCAAGGCCGTCGAGGGCGCGATCCGGATCGGTCTCGCGCTGAACTGCGAGATCGCCGAGTGGTGCCGGTTCGCCCGGAAGAACTACTTCTACCCGGACATGCCGAAGAACTTCCAGACGTCGCAGTACGACGAGCCGATCGCCTTCAACGGCTACCTCGACGTCACGCTCGACGACGGCGAGGTCGTGCGCGTGGAGATCGAGCGCGCGCACATGGAGGAGGACACCGGCAAGTCGCTGCACGTCGGCGGGGCCACCGGTCGCATCCACGGTGCCGAGCACTCGCTGCTCGACTACAACCGGGCCGGCGTTCCGCTGATCGAAATCGTGACGAAGCCGATCGAGGGCACCGGCGAGCGGGCTCCCGAGGTCGCGCGGGCGTACGTGAGCGCGTTGCGTGACCTGCTTCGCGCGCTCGACGTGTCGGACGTCCGCATGGACCAGGGCTCGCTGCGGTGCGACGCGAACGTTTCGCTCATGGCGAAGGACGCGACCGAGTTCGGTACGCGCACCGAGACGAAGAACGTCAACTCGCTGCGGAGCGTCGAAAGGGCCGTTCGCTACGAGATGACCCGGCAGGCGGCCATCCTCGCCGAGGGCGGTTCGATCAAGCAGGAGACGCGGCACTTCCAGGAAGCCGACGGCACGACGTCGGCGGGCCGGACGAAGGAGACCGCGGAGGACTACCGGTACTTCCCGGAGCCCGACCTGGTCCCGATCGCGCCGTCGCGCGAGTGGGTCGAGGAGCTGCGCGGCACGCTGCCGGAGATGCCCTCGGAGCGGCGGAAGCGGATCCAGCAGGAATGGTCACTTTCCGACGAAGCCCTGCGTGACCTGCTGAACGTCGGCGCGGTCGACCTCGTCGCGGCCACCGTCGAGGCCGGTACGTCGCCGGACGAGGCGCGCGGCTGGTGGGTCAACACGCTGGCGCAGGAGGCGAACAGCCGCGAGGTCGAGCTGGCCGACCTGCCGATCACGCCGAAGCAGCTGGCAGAGGTCATCGGGCTGGTTTCGTCCGGTGAACTGACGAACAAGCTCGCCAAGGAGGTCGTCCAGGGCGTGCTCGCCGGTGAGGGCGAGCCGCGTGAGGTCGTCGAGAAGCGCGGGCTGAAGGTCGTTTCGGACGACTCGGCCCTGCTCGCGGCGATCGACGAGGCCCTGGCGGCGCAGCCGGACGTCGCCGAGAAGATCCGCGGCGGCAAGGTCGCCGCGGCCGGCGCGATCGTCGGTGCGGTCATGAAGGCGACCAAGGGGCAGGCCGACGCGAAGCGGGTCCGGGAACTGATCATCGAGCGCGTCGGCTCCTGA
- a CDS encoding GNAT family N-acetyltransferase: MGDVEIRPPRPGEYAAAGEVTVLAYDVDGHLGGDVGYDAVLRDVARRAEQAEVLVAVDGVGEVLGTVTVVVPGSGFAEISRPGELEFRMLAVAPSARGRGIGEALTRAVLDRARALGVPRVVLSSLEGMCSAHRLYERLGFARLPERDWRPFPHISLIAYQIDV, translated from the coding sequence ATGGGTGACGTCGAGATCCGGCCGCCGCGGCCCGGGGAGTACGCCGCGGCGGGGGAGGTCACGGTGCTGGCGTACGACGTCGATGGTCACCTGGGCGGTGACGTCGGGTACGACGCCGTGTTGCGTGACGTGGCGCGGCGGGCCGAGCAGGCCGAGGTTCTCGTCGCCGTCGATGGCGTGGGGGAGGTGCTCGGGACCGTGACCGTCGTGGTGCCGGGATCGGGATTCGCCGAAATTTCACGTCCCGGCGAGCTGGAGTTCCGGATGCTGGCGGTGGCGCCGTCGGCACGGGGACGGGGCATCGGCGAGGCGTTGACCAGGGCCGTGCTCGACCGCGCTCGGGCGCTGGGCGTTCCGCGGGTCGTGCTGAGCAGCCTCGAGGGCATGTGCAGCGCGCATCGGCTCTACGAGCGGCTCGGGTTCGCGCGCCTGCCGGAGCGGGACTGGCGGCCGTTTCCGCACATCAGCCTGATCGCCTACCAAATCGACGTCTGA
- a CDS encoding PmoA family protein, with protein MSAAITVTHRHGERVTVEAGGVQLMSYVYKPDPVAFESRKPYTHPLRTLGGRGVSGYRPADHRWHKGLQMTSSHLSGQNFWGGHTYVPGHWYQDLPDRIGSMRHDDFAAFAVGRDRLGFTERLTWVANGGDEWARERRELVVHSVEPDEGAWALDWGIELTNIRDTPLEFGSPTTAGRELAGYTGLHWRGPRDFSGGRVLGPGELGGDDMMGAQAPWLAFVGEHDDVDAHSTLVFAHSPENDQAIHESHWFVRSQETPMVAFSWAFFDEFALEPGESFTYRYRIVVADGAWDRDRVTHYLDRHGWS; from the coding sequence GTGAGCGCGGCGATCACCGTCACGCACCGGCACGGCGAGCGCGTGACCGTCGAGGCCGGCGGGGTCCAGCTGATGTCCTATGTGTACAAGCCCGACCCGGTGGCCTTCGAATCGCGCAAGCCCTACACCCACCCGCTGCGGACCCTCGGCGGCCGCGGCGTCAGCGGATACCGGCCCGCCGACCACCGGTGGCACAAGGGTCTGCAGATGACGTCCAGCCACCTGTCCGGGCAGAACTTCTGGGGCGGCCACACCTACGTTCCCGGCCATTGGTACCAGGACCTGCCCGACCGCATCGGCTCCATGCGGCACGACGACTTCGCCGCCTTCGCCGTCGGCCGCGACCGGCTCGGGTTCACCGAACGGCTCACCTGGGTCGCCAACGGCGGTGACGAGTGGGCGCGGGAGCGGCGCGAGCTCGTCGTCCACTCGGTCGAGCCGGACGAAGGGGCCTGGGCACTCGACTGGGGGATCGAGCTGACCAACATCCGCGACACCCCGCTCGAGTTCGGCAGCCCGACGACCGCCGGCCGTGAGCTGGCCGGGTACACCGGGCTGCACTGGCGGGGGCCGCGCGACTTCAGCGGTGGGCGAGTCCTCGGGCCCGGGGAGCTCGGCGGCGACGACATGATGGGCGCGCAGGCGCCGTGGCTGGCGTTCGTCGGCGAGCACGACGACGTCGACGCGCATTCGACGCTGGTCTTCGCGCATTCGCCGGAAAACGACCAGGCGATCCACGAGTCGCACTGGTTCGTCCGCTCTCAGGAGACGCCGATGGTCGCGTTCTCGTGGGCGTTTTTCGACGAGTTCGCGCTGGAGCCGGGGGAGAGCTTCACCTACCGCTACCGGATCGTCGTCGCGGATGGGGCGTGGGACCGCGATCGGGTGACTCACTACCTCGATCGGCACGGGTGGTCATGA
- a CDS encoding Gfo/Idh/MocA family protein has protein sequence MNQPSIGVLLNGVTGRMGYRQHLLRSVLSIRDQGGVALPDGSRVQLEPILAGRNAAKLKDIADRHGLSAWTTDPDSALADVGIYFDAQLTSAREPSVRAAIAAGKHVYAEKPLAEKLTSALELAGLARDAGICHGVVHDKLFLPGLRKLRRLVDGGFFGRILSVRGEFGYWVFEGDWQEAQRPSWNYRAEDGGGIVLDMFCHWNYVLENLFGRVEAVTAKATTHIPRRWDEQGDAYAATADDAAYGIFELESGVVAQINSSWSTRVFRDELVEFQVDGTEGSAVAGLRRCRVQHRSATPKPVWNPDLPATEAFRDQWQEVPDNTEFDNGFKAQWEEFVRDVVAGRQHRYDFFSAARGLQLAEAGLTSSAEGRRVALKSLS, from the coding sequence ATGAACCAGCCCAGTATCGGAGTGCTGCTCAACGGGGTCACCGGCCGGATGGGCTACCGGCAGCACCTGCTCCGGTCGGTGTTGTCGATTCGCGACCAGGGCGGCGTCGCGCTGCCGGACGGCAGCCGCGTGCAGCTCGAGCCGATCCTCGCCGGCCGCAACGCCGCGAAGCTGAAGGACATCGCCGACCGGCACGGGCTGAGCGCGTGGACCACCGATCCGGACTCCGCGCTGGCCGACGTCGGCATCTACTTCGACGCGCAGCTGACGTCGGCGCGGGAGCCGTCGGTGCGGGCGGCGATCGCCGCGGGCAAGCACGTCTACGCCGAAAAGCCCCTTGCCGAAAAACTGACATCGGCGCTGGAGCTGGCCGGGCTCGCGCGGGACGCCGGGATCTGCCACGGCGTCGTGCACGACAAGCTGTTCCTGCCCGGGCTGCGGAAGCTGCGGCGGCTGGTCGACGGCGGGTTCTTCGGGCGGATCCTGTCGGTGCGCGGCGAGTTCGGCTACTGGGTGTTCGAGGGCGACTGGCAGGAGGCGCAGCGCCCGAGCTGGAACTACCGCGCCGAGGACGGCGGCGGGATCGTGCTCGACATGTTCTGCCACTGGAACTACGTCCTCGAGAACCTCTTCGGCCGCGTCGAGGCCGTGACCGCGAAAGCGACAACGCACATCCCGCGCAGGTGGGACGAGCAGGGCGACGCCTACGCGGCGACGGCCGACGACGCCGCGTACGGGATCTTCGAGCTGGAGTCCGGGGTCGTCGCGCAGATCAACTCGTCGTGGTCGACGCGGGTGTTCCGGGACGAGCTCGTCGAGTTCCAGGTCGACGGCACCGAGGGCAGTGCCGTCGCCGGGCTGCGGCGGTGCCGGGTGCAGCACCGGTCCGCGACGCCGAAGCCGGTGTGGAACCCCGACCTGCCGGCGACCGAGGCGTTCCGCGACCAGTGGCAGGAGGTCCCGGACAACACCGAGTTCGACAACGGCTTCAAGGCGCAGTGGGAGGAGTTCGTCCGGGACGTGGTCGCCGGGCGGCAACACCGCTACGACTTCTTCTCCGCGGCCCGCGGGCTCCAGCTCGCCGAAGCCGGGTTGACGTCGTCGGCGGAGGGACGGCGGGTGGCGCTGAAGTCGTTGAGCTGA
- a CDS encoding cupin domain-containing protein has protein sequence MNAFPLPGGIGVSHLRAYDWAAEDGVCGGSPHLHLACTEAYVVTGGCGAVQTLSAGGYDETPLEPGVIAWFAPGTVHRMVQEDGLRVTVLMQNSGLPEAGDAVFTFPPDVLADPAAYAGAAALPKTDQAARQRRDLAIRGYLPLRAALRDGDAEPLREFHRAAVALVSPKIGDWVPRWRAGALRAAELTGAHLEALARGDGSHLEQSGVRVAVPSNPDGYGMCGRRAEYDIDQEGRQ, from the coding sequence ATGAACGCGTTCCCACTTCCAGGTGGAATCGGGGTCTCACACCTGCGCGCCTACGACTGGGCGGCGGAGGATGGGGTGTGCGGCGGGAGCCCGCACCTGCACCTCGCCTGCACCGAGGCGTACGTCGTCACGGGCGGGTGCGGGGCGGTCCAGACGTTGAGCGCCGGCGGCTACGACGAGACACCGCTGGAGCCCGGGGTGATCGCGTGGTTCGCGCCGGGAACCGTGCACCGGATGGTCCAGGAAGACGGGCTGCGCGTCACGGTGCTGATGCAGAACAGCGGGCTGCCCGAGGCGGGGGACGCGGTCTTCACCTTCCCGCCCGACGTGCTCGCCGATCCGGCCGCCTACGCCGGCGCGGCAGCGTTGCCGAAAACCGACCAGGCCGCTCGGCAACGCCGTGACCTGGCGATTCGCGGCTACCTGCCGTTGCGGGCGGCCCTGCGGGACGGCGACGCGGAGCCGCTGCGGGAGTTCCACCGGGCGGCCGTCGCGCTCGTTTCGCCGAAAATCGGCGACTGGGTTCCGCGCTGGCGGGCCGGGGCGTTGCGGGCCGCCGAGCTGACCGGGGCGCACCTGGAGGCGCTCGCCCGCGGCGACGGGAGCCACCTCGAGCAGTCCGGGGTCCGGGTCGCGGTCCCTTCGAACCCGGACGGCTACGGCATGTGCGGACGTCGCGCGGAATACGACATCGACCAGGAAGGCCGGCAGTGA
- a CDS encoding amino acid-binding protein, whose product MSFLIRVLLPDSPGTLGAVATALGTVGADILSVDVVERGTGVAVDDLVVELPSGRLPDALITAAESVEGVEVDAVRPYAGVLDTHRELELVEEIAAQPKSGLDILAEGVPRIVRAGWAMIVEHAETGAVRLASSSAAPETPITDLPWLPLERATVLDGEEAWIPETWKELGTELAATPLGKPGKALLVARPGGPAFRAAEVARLAHLAGIVAVVLDG is encoded by the coding sequence GTGTCGTTCCTGATCCGGGTCCTCCTTCCGGACAGCCCCGGGACCCTCGGCGCGGTCGCCACGGCGCTCGGCACGGTAGGCGCCGACATCCTCAGCGTGGACGTCGTCGAGCGCGGCACCGGAGTGGCCGTGGACGACTTGGTCGTCGAGCTCCCGTCGGGCCGGTTGCCCGACGCGCTGATCACGGCGGCGGAAAGTGTCGAAGGCGTCGAGGTGGACGCGGTCCGGCCCTACGCGGGTGTCCTGGACACCCATCGTGAGCTCGAACTGGTCGAAGAGATCGCCGCGCAGCCGAAGTCGGGGCTGGACATCCTGGCCGAGGGCGTGCCCCGCATCGTGCGCGCGGGCTGGGCGATGATCGTCGAGCACGCCGAAACCGGCGCGGTCCGGCTGGCGTCGTCGAGCGCCGCCCCGGAGACGCCGATCACCGACCTGCCGTGGCTCCCGCTGGAGCGCGCGACGGTCCTCGACGGCGAAGAGGCCTGGATCCCGGAGACGTGGAAGGAGCTCGGCACCGAGCTGGCCGCCACGCCGCTAGGCAAGCCGGGCAAGGCGCTGCTGGTCGCCCGCCCGGGCGGCCCCGCCTTCCGCGCTGCCGAAGTCGCCCGGCTCGCCCACCTCGCGGGCATCGTCGCGGTCGTCCTCGACGGCTGA
- the gatC gene encoding Asp-tRNA(Asn)/Glu-tRNA(Gln) amidotransferase subunit GatC encodes MPNISRDEVAHLAKLARLAVTDDEIDVFAGQLDQILDSVAKVSEVAAADVPPTSHAVPLTNVFRQDVVRPGLTQQQALAGAPAAEDGRFRVPRILGEEQ; translated from the coding sequence GTGCCCAACATTTCCCGAGACGAGGTCGCGCACCTCGCGAAGCTGGCCAGGCTGGCCGTGACCGACGACGAGATCGACGTCTTCGCCGGCCAGCTCGACCAGATCCTGGACTCGGTGGCCAAGGTGAGCGAGGTCGCCGCCGCCGATGTGCCGCCGACGTCGCACGCCGTGCCGCTGACGAACGTCTTCCGGCAGGACGTCGTCCGTCCCGGGCTCACGCAGCAGCAGGCGCTGGCCGGTGCGCCGGCCGCCGAGGACGGGCGTTTCCGGGTGCCGCGGATTCTGGGGGAAGAGCAGTGA